A window of the Streptomyces sp. NBC_00250 genome harbors these coding sequences:
- the rbsK gene encoding ribokinase gives MTSIVVLGSTNMDLVAYVPKAPALGETVTGRSFRTIPGGKGANQAVAAARAGAEVSMIGAVGADDFGTRLRATLEHCSVDTDLLRTAEGASGTAHIVVDDEGGNAIVVVPGANGTVTSLDHGDEALIGTADTLLLQLELPLSVVVEGAATARRLGVRTVLTPAPAQPLPPELLASVDLLVPNEHEATALTGLTDPREAALALLRDVPEVVITLGAAGSLYAVRGADPVTVPAPRVRAVDTTGAGDTFVGALAVALGEGRPAPEALAWAGTAAALSVQREGASTSMPFRTEIEAAFGSLDETERETDRV, from the coding sequence ATGACCAGCATCGTCGTACTCGGCAGCACCAACATGGACCTCGTCGCCTACGTGCCGAAGGCCCCGGCCCTCGGCGAAACCGTCACCGGCCGCTCCTTCCGTACGATCCCCGGCGGCAAGGGCGCCAACCAGGCCGTCGCCGCCGCGCGCGCCGGCGCCGAGGTGTCGATGATCGGCGCGGTCGGCGCCGACGACTTCGGCACCCGGCTCCGGGCCACCCTCGAACACTGCTCGGTGGACACCGACCTCCTGCGCACCGCCGAGGGCGCCTCCGGCACCGCGCACATCGTCGTCGACGACGAGGGCGGCAACGCGATCGTCGTCGTCCCCGGCGCGAACGGCACCGTCACCTCCCTCGACCACGGCGACGAGGCCCTCATCGGCACCGCCGACACCCTGCTCCTCCAACTCGAACTCCCCCTGTCCGTCGTCGTGGAGGGCGCCGCGACCGCCCGCCGCCTCGGCGTCCGTACCGTCCTCACCCCCGCCCCCGCCCAGCCACTCCCGCCCGAACTCCTCGCCTCCGTCGACCTGTTGGTCCCCAACGAGCACGAGGCCACCGCGCTCACCGGCCTGACCGACCCCCGCGAGGCCGCCCTGGCCCTGCTCCGTGACGTCCCCGAGGTCGTCATCACCCTGGGGGCGGCGGGCAGCCTGTACGCGGTCCGGGGCGCCGATCCGGTGACGGTGCCCGCGCCCCGCGTCCGGGCCGTGGACACCACCGGGGCCGGCGACACCTTCGTCGGCGCGCTCGCGGTCGCCCTCGGCGAGGGCCGCCCCGCACCCGAGGCCCTCGCCTGGGCGGGGACCGCCGCCGCGCTCTCCGTCCAGCGCGAGGGCGCGTCGACGTCGATGCCGTTCCGCACCGAGATCGAGGCCGCCTTCGGCTCCCTCGACGAGACCGAGAGGGAGACCGACCGCGTATGA
- a CDS encoding ADP-ribosylglycohydrolase family protein yields MNLRLTWVQPEDLVGHELRQAAEDGRDAQEVAARWQRAGGPPAPPEAGASPTPRPDLRPLAESLLDALSALPAPLLLREPTSLPEIRSLTTPRTAPPPAPDGTGHETQGSPGAGYASPGSPGSGYASPGSPGSEDEKPRHRGSGGSAPAGPFLAREAPRSRGFGGGPGRVRVSGRGGVGEDTALRDRLHAAWLGRAAGCLLGKPVEKLPLTAIRALARATGNWPLSTWFTARGVPPELLTAHPWNRRSAPTSLAENIDGMPEDDDLNYPLLNLLLLQRYGRDFTTADVARLWLDELPAGRAFTAERVAYRNLLDGIEPPLTAVHRNPFREWIGAQIRADVHGWTHPGAPRAAAEQAYRDATLTHTANGVYGAMFVAATLATAATGTADVHQALAEGLAVIPPRSRLAQAVRRGIGLAHDIPDFDTVVDRLHAELGGYHWVHAVPNAALLAAALTHADGDFTRSVCAAVSGGWDTDSNGATAGSVAGLLAGHPDRLPERWTSPLKNRLATSVPSFDGIGFDTLAELTHLEAVRP; encoded by the coding sequence ATGAACCTCCGCCTGACCTGGGTCCAGCCGGAGGACCTGGTGGGCCATGAACTCCGCCAGGCGGCGGAGGACGGCCGCGACGCGCAGGAGGTCGCCGCCCGCTGGCAGCGGGCCGGCGGCCCCCCTGCCCCACCCGAGGCCGGCGCATCACCGACCCCCCGCCCGGACCTCCGCCCCCTGGCCGAGAGCCTCCTGGACGCCCTGTCGGCTCTCCCGGCCCCCTTGCTCCTCCGGGAACCGACATCCCTACCGGAGATCAGATCCCTGACGACCCCCCGCACCGCCCCTCCCCCGGCCCCTGACGGGACCGGGCACGAAACACAGGGGTCCCCCGGGGCCGGGTACGCATCACCGGGGTCCCCCGGGTCCGGGTACGCATCACCGGGGTCCCCCGGGTCCGAGGACGAAAAGCCGAGGCACCGCGGGTCCGGGGGCAGCGCCCCCGCCGGGCCGTTCCTCGCGCGCGAAGCGCCGCGATCCCGGGGGTTCGGGGGCGGCCCCGGTCGCGTCAGGGTTTCGGGAAGGGGCGGGGTGGGGGAAGACACCGCCCTCCGCGACCGCCTGCACGCCGCCTGGCTGGGCCGCGCCGCCGGCTGCCTCCTCGGCAAGCCCGTCGAGAAGCTCCCCCTCACAGCCATCCGCGCCCTCGCCCGCGCCACCGGCAACTGGCCCCTCTCCACCTGGTTCACCGCCCGCGGCGTCCCGCCCGAGCTGCTCACCGCGCACCCCTGGAACCGTCGCTCCGCCCCGACCTCCCTCGCCGAGAACATCGACGGGATGCCCGAGGACGACGACCTCAACTACCCCCTCCTCAATCTGCTGCTCCTCCAGCGGTACGGCCGCGACTTCACCACCGCCGACGTCGCCCGCCTCTGGCTCGACGAGCTGCCCGCGGGCCGCGCCTTCACGGCCGAGCGCGTCGCCTACCGCAATCTCCTCGACGGGATCGAACCCCCGCTGACGGCCGTCCACCGCAACCCGTTCCGCGAGTGGATCGGCGCCCAGATCCGGGCCGACGTCCACGGCTGGACGCACCCGGGCGCCCCGCGCGCCGCCGCCGAGCAGGCGTACCGCGACGCCACCCTCACCCACACCGCGAACGGCGTCTACGGCGCCATGTTCGTCGCCGCCACCCTCGCCACCGCCGCGACCGGCACCGCCGACGTCCATCAGGCGCTCGCCGAGGGACTCGCCGTGATCCCACCCCGCTCCCGCCTCGCGCAGGCGGTCCGCCGGGGGATCGGACTCGCCCACGACATCCCCGACTTCGACACCGTCGTCGACCGCCTGCACGCCGAACTCGGCGGGTACCACTGGGTGCATGCCGTCCCCAACGCCGCCCTGCTCGCCGCGGCCCTCACCCACGCCGACGGCGACTTCACGCGCTCCGTCTGCGCGGCGGTCTCCGGCGGCTGGGACACCGATTCCAACGGCGCCACCGCCGGTTCGGTCGCCGGGCTGCTCGCCGGGCACCCCGACCGGCTGCCCGAGCGCTGGACCTCCCCCCTCAAGAACCGTCTCGCGACCTCGGTCCCGTCCTTCGACGGCATCGGCTTCGACACCCTGGCCGAACTGACCCATCTGGAGGCAGTACGCCCATGA
- a CDS encoding ADP-ribosylglycohydrolase family protein, whose amino-acid sequence MTPTATTTVTPTLDDRITGSLLGAAVGDALGGPVEGYTPEQIVERHGGRVTGIVGPWNGDAWRTARPIAPYHKGDGHVTDDTLMTHALIRVYEKVRGHLDAYAVADHLVPDLMGSPVWIPELEAEALPLQRIFLAEKWLVARLHYGHVDPREAGSGNIVNCGAAMYMAPVGLVNAAHPEAAYAEALDVAGAHQSSYGREAAGVFAAAVAAACVPGATPSSVVGTALALAKDGTRSAIEAVAEVASRHRDFESALTPLRKAVAPFDSVGSDYRAPGLGARRPSRLHAIEELPIALGMLLVGEGDFRRTVLGAVNYGRDCDSIATMAGAVVGALHGESAVPSDWAKQVAEASRLDLHAPARALTAVAQEIFTQDRERRRSHEQAFAALTGAAAR is encoded by the coding sequence ATGACCCCCACAGCGACAACCACAGTGACACCCACGCTGGATGACCGGATCACCGGAAGTCTCCTCGGGGCCGCCGTCGGCGACGCGCTCGGCGGCCCCGTCGAGGGCTACACCCCCGAGCAGATCGTGGAACGCCACGGCGGCCGCGTCACCGGGATCGTCGGCCCCTGGAACGGCGACGCGTGGCGGACCGCCCGCCCCATCGCCCCGTACCACAAGGGCGACGGGCACGTCACCGACGACACCTTGATGACCCATGCCCTGATCAGGGTGTACGAGAAGGTCCGCGGCCACCTCGACGCCTACGCGGTCGCGGACCACCTCGTCCCCGACCTGATGGGCTCCCCCGTCTGGATCCCCGAACTGGAGGCGGAGGCACTCCCGCTCCAGCGGATCTTCCTGGCCGAGAAGTGGCTGGTGGCTCGTCTCCACTACGGCCATGTGGACCCGCGCGAGGCCGGCAGCGGCAACATCGTCAACTGCGGCGCCGCGATGTACATGGCCCCGGTCGGGCTCGTCAACGCGGCCCACCCGGAGGCCGCGTACGCCGAGGCCCTCGACGTCGCCGGCGCGCACCAGTCCTCGTACGGCCGTGAGGCGGCGGGAGTGTTCGCGGCGGCGGTGGCGGCGGCGTGCGTGCCGGGCGCCACCCCGTCGTCGGTGGTCGGCACTGCCCTGGCGCTCGCGAAGGACGGCACGCGGTCGGCGATCGAGGCCGTGGCGGAAGTGGCGTCCCGGCACAGGGACTTCGAGTCGGCGCTGACCCCGCTCCGCAAGGCGGTGGCCCCCTTCGACTCGGTGGGCAGCGACTACCGCGCGCCGGGCCTGGGCGCCCGGCGCCCGTCCCGCCTCCATGCGATCGAGGAACTCCCGATCGCCCTCGGCATGCTCCTCGTCGGGGAGGGCGACTTCCGCCGTACGGTCCTGGGCGCCGTCAACTACGGCCGTGACTGCGACTCGATCGCGACGATGGCGGGCGCGGTCGTCGGCGCGCTGCACGGCGAGTCGGCGGTGCCTTCGGACTGGGCGAAGCAGGTCGCGGAGGCGAGCCGCCTGGACCTCCACGCCCCGGCGAGGGCGCTGACGGCGGTGGCCCAGGAGATCTTCACCCAGGACCGGGAACGCCGCCGGTCCCACGAGCAGGCGTTCGCCGCCCTGACCGGCGCGGCCGCCCGATGA
- a CDS encoding ADP-ribosylglycohydrolase family protein translates to MSADTTTAAVDAGHSLASAGNAPTAVGNRSAGRWGNPQTESGGGWAQHPLPDTGPLLGAHQDLTVTPVPGTDSLDLAPPHGTGSWGGAHEARQPEAPRRPPRDAIEGLLLGLAAGDAAGWPAARHRAARMPEWTRRLTRELDTFAEQNATTTLPVPIALNQPPEPLRLGPSDDAEWAAFTAEAILTASGPVFTGLPPERRLRAAVDLTWNALAGQVAAAADRAPEVESAVLPLRARISVRAGLGNLATGLRPPATGHDNPHFFDDAACVRAVVLAVVHPGDPRAAAELAEFDARYTQDGDGVHGARAMAAAVAAALGGATVDEAVEASLAELPPVTEIGRNARYAVKLAQTAGSAFELVPLLEHQIVDHVYSYGIAAAETVPVALALATAARGEMTAAVPAAVCLSRVADSAPALAGALTGALGGGRSVPTTWREACRTLAGCALPRLAGTDLVELAGLLAATEPATPGGQFRHDPHSDNHSDTHAG, encoded by the coding sequence ATGAGCGCCGACACGACGACGGCAGCAGTGGACGCGGGCCACTCCCTCGCCTCCGCGGGCAACGCCCCCACCGCTGTGGGCAATCGTTCCGCAGGGCGGTGGGGGAACCCCCAGACGGAGTCTGGGGGAGGGTGGGCACAGCACCCATTGCCGGATACCGGCCCCCTGCTCGGCGCCCACCAGGACCTGACGGTGACCCCGGTGCCGGGCACCGACTCGCTGGACCTCGCCCCACCCCACGGCACGGGTTCATGGGGCGGCGCCCATGAGGCCCGACAGCCCGAGGCCCCCCGCAGGCCACCGCGCGACGCGATCGAAGGCCTCCTCCTGGGCCTCGCCGCAGGCGACGCCGCAGGATGGCCCGCCGCCAGGCACCGCGCCGCCCGCATGCCCGAGTGGACCCGCCGCCTCACCCGCGAACTCGACACCTTCGCCGAACAGAACGCCACGACCACCCTCCCCGTCCCCATCGCCCTCAACCAGCCCCCCGAACCCCTCCGTCTCGGCCCCTCCGACGACGCCGAGTGGGCGGCCTTCACCGCCGAGGCGATCCTCACCGCCTCGGGCCCGGTCTTCACCGGCCTCCCCCCGGAGCGCAGACTCCGCGCCGCCGTCGACCTCACCTGGAACGCCCTCGCCGGACAGGTCGCCGCCGCCGCCGACCGCGCCCCGGAGGTCGAGTCCGCCGTTCTCCCCCTCCGCGCCCGGATCTCCGTCCGCGCGGGCCTCGGCAACCTCGCCACCGGCCTGCGCCCGCCCGCCACCGGCCACGACAACCCGCACTTCTTCGACGACGCGGCCTGCGTCCGGGCCGTCGTCCTGGCCGTCGTCCACCCCGGCGACCCCCGCGCCGCCGCCGAACTCGCCGAGTTCGACGCCCGGTACACCCAGGACGGCGACGGAGTCCACGGTGCCCGCGCGATGGCGGCGGCCGTCGCCGCGGCGCTCGGCGGGGCGACGGTCGACGAGGCCGTCGAGGCCTCCCTCGCCGAACTCCCGCCCGTCACCGAGATCGGCCGCAACGCCCGCTACGCGGTGAAGCTCGCCCAGACCGCCGGTTCGGCCTTCGAGCTGGTCCCGCTCCTGGAGCACCAGATCGTGGACCACGTCTACAGCTACGGCATCGCCGCCGCCGAGACCGTCCCGGTGGCGCTCGCCCTCGCCACCGCCGCCCGGGGCGAGATGACGGCCGCGGTGCCGGCCGCCGTCTGCCTCTCCCGGGTCGCCGACTCCGCTCCCGCCCTGGCGGGCGCGCTCACCGGGGCGCTGGGCGGGGGCCGTTCGGTGCCGACGACCTGGCGCGAAGCGTGCCGGACGCTGGCGGGCTGCGCGCTGCCCCGGCTCGCGGGGACGGATCTGGTCGAACTCGCCGGGCTGCTCGCAGCCACGGAACCGGCCACCCCGGGTGGACAATTCCGACATGACCCCCACAGCGACAACCACAGTGACACCCACGCTGGATGA
- a CDS encoding ADP-ribosylglycohydrolase family protein has product MVTTTACDVRERARGALLGLAVGDALGAPAENMRPSEIRRRWGRIEGFVTDSPAGTDDTEYAIFSALLLARHGSALTVHHVERAWHHWIADLDEGPFRGAGFSERGTLENLRRGLAAPISAQHRHAWSDGLAMRAAPFGVFAAGRPAEAARLVAIDGSVSHDGEGIYGGQAVAAGVAAAMTGAGVTSVIAAALSAVPMDSWTARSLRRAVVAAQRVQPDPLTRERQVRSAVVIGGYPWTDLAPEAVGLAFGAFAAARGDFRTAVLTAVNMGRDADTTAAVAGALAGAAGGLRSIPEEWASAITPVTGSCLPSMRGYHVLDVADLLTPEGES; this is encoded by the coding sequence ATGGTGACCACCACGGCATGCGATGTGCGCGAGCGGGCGAGAGGGGCACTCCTCGGCCTCGCCGTCGGCGACGCGCTCGGCGCGCCCGCCGAGAACATGCGGCCCTCCGAGATCCGCCGCCGCTGGGGCCGGATCGAGGGCTTCGTGACGGACAGCCCGGCGGGCACCGACGACACCGAGTACGCCATCTTCTCGGCGCTGCTCCTCGCCCGGCACGGCTCGGCGCTCACCGTCCACCACGTCGAACGGGCCTGGCACCACTGGATCGCCGACCTCGACGAAGGCCCGTTCCGGGGCGCGGGCTTCTCGGAGCGCGGCACCCTGGAGAACCTGCGCCGGGGCCTCGCCGCGCCGATCTCCGCGCAGCACCGGCACGCCTGGAGCGACGGTCTCGCCATGCGGGCGGCGCCGTTCGGGGTGTTCGCTGCGGGCCGCCCGGCGGAGGCGGCCCGACTGGTCGCGATCGACGGCAGCGTCAGCCACGACGGCGAGGGCATCTACGGCGGCCAGGCGGTCGCGGCGGGCGTCGCGGCGGCGATGACGGGAGCGGGCGTGACCTCGGTGATCGCGGCGGCCCTCTCGGCCGTCCCGATGGACTCGTGGACGGCCCGCTCGCTGCGCCGCGCGGTCGTCGCCGCCCAGCGCGTCCAGCCGGACCCGCTCACCCGCGAACGCCAGGTCCGCTCGGCAGTCGTCATCGGCGGCTACCCCTGGACGGACCTGGCCCCGGAAGCGGTGGGCCTGGCGTTCGGCGCCTTCGCGGCGGCCCGGGGCGACTTCCGTACGGCGGTCCTGACGGCCGTCAACATGGGCCGCGACGCCGACACCACGGCGGCGGTGGCGGGCGCGCTGGCCGGCGCGGCCGGCGGACTGCGGTCGATCCCCGAGGAATGGGCCTCCGCCATCACCCCCGTCACCGGCAGCTGCCTCCCCTCCATGCGCGGCTACCACGTCCTGGACGTGGCCGACCTCCTGACCCCGGAGGGAGAATCCTGA
- a CDS encoding VIT1/CCC1 transporter family protein, with protein MSIIEAQAPLHEAHRDNHTHRDVNGGWLRPAVFGAMDGLVSNLALMTGVAGGAVSTQTVVITGLAGLAAGAFSMAAGEYTSVASQRELVQAELDVERRQLRKHPIDEMEELAALYVSRGVEPALAREVAMQLSKDPEQALEIHAREELGIDPDDLPSPMVAAVSSFGSFALGALLPLLPYLLGATALWPAVLLALVGLFACGALVARVTARGWLFSGMRQLVLGGAAAAVTYGLGVLLGAAL; from the coding sequence ATGTCCATCATCGAAGCTCAGGCGCCACTGCACGAGGCCCACCGCGACAACCACACGCACCGTGATGTGAACGGCGGTTGGCTGCGTCCGGCGGTGTTCGGGGCGATGGACGGACTCGTGTCCAACCTCGCCCTGATGACCGGTGTCGCCGGCGGCGCGGTCTCCACGCAGACCGTCGTCATCACCGGCCTCGCCGGACTCGCGGCCGGTGCCTTCTCCATGGCGGCCGGCGAATACACCTCCGTCGCCTCGCAGCGCGAACTCGTCCAGGCCGAACTGGACGTCGAGCGCCGCCAGTTGCGCAAGCACCCGATCGACGAGATGGAGGAGCTCGCCGCGCTCTACGTCTCCCGCGGCGTCGAGCCCGCGCTCGCCCGCGAGGTCGCGATGCAGCTGTCGAAGGACCCCGAGCAGGCCCTGGAGATCCATGCCCGCGAGGAGCTCGGCATCGACCCGGACGACCTGCCGTCGCCGATGGTGGCCGCGGTCTCGTCCTTCGGTTCCTTCGCGCTCGGCGCGCTGCTCCCGCTGCTCCCGTATCTGCTCGGGGCGACCGCGCTCTGGCCCGCCGTACTGCTGGCGCTCGTCGGGCTCTTCGCCTGCGGCGCGCTCGTGGCCCGGGTGACCGCGCGCGGCTGGCTCTTCAGCGGTATGCGACAGCTCGTCCTCGGCGGCGCCGCCGCGGCCGTCACGTACGGGCTCGGCGTGCTCCTCGGGGCCGCGCTGTAA